A genomic window from Lycium barbarum isolate Lr01 chromosome 4, ASM1917538v2, whole genome shotgun sequence includes:
- the LOC132637734 gene encoding uncharacterized mitochondrial protein AtMg01250-like, which produces MGILETGARSFMFPYQFVQWIMEYIYTVNYSIMINGEPSEPWDAARGLRQGDPISPYLCAISIEYLSPCLGELMDCKKFKFHPKCARNGVTHLCFADDLLLFTRGDLDSVSAIFDKFQSFSQASGLQANRGKSNMYFGGVT; this is translated from the coding sequence ATGGGGATACTTGAAACAGGTGCTAGAAGCTTTATGTTTCCCTATCAATTTGTTCAATGGATCATGGAATACATCTACACTGTTAACTACTCTATCATGATAAATGGGGAACCCTCTGAACCATGGGATGCTGCTAGAGGATTAAGACAGGGGGACCCCATATCCCCCTATCTATGTGCAATTTCCATAGAGTACTTGAGTCCGTGCTTAGGAGAATTGATGGACTGCAAGAAATTCAAATTTCATCCTAAATGTGCAAGAAATGGAGTTACACACCTATGTTTCGCTGATGATCTTTTGTTGTTTACAAGGGGGGATCTAGACTCTGTTTCTGCTATTTTTGACAAATTCCAAAGCTTCTCACAAGCATCAGGATTACAGGCAAACAGAGGCAAAAGTAATATGTACTTTGGAGGGGTAACGTAG
- the LOC132637735 gene encoding uncharacterized protein LOC132637735, with protein MELLFTQDQINNQCNDTFLAKEKQYLQDLERWSLIEESVLQQKARAHWIRSGDGNKNYFSAMIKERTHRKQLLELTSLSSIKLTIPAAIKKEITDFYKSLMGTANQALPTVNIETMRKGPVLSHAQGIELCKEITEEEICEALQSINDDKSPGVDGYNAFFFKKSWNIVKTEIIAAIS; from the coding sequence ATGGAGTTACTATTTACACAAGACCAAATCAATAACCAATGCAATGATACCTTCCTAGCCAAAGAAAAACAGTACTTACAAGATCTGGAACGATGGTCCCTCATTGAAGAGAGTGTACTACAACAAAAAGCTAGAGCACATTGGATAAGATCGGGAGATGGaaataaaaactatttttcaGCTATGATCAAGGAAAGGACTCACAGAAAACAGCTCCTAGAATTAACCTCTCTATCAAGCATCAAATTGACTATACCCGCAGCTATAAAGAAGGAGATAACCGATTTCTATAAGTCTCTCATGGGAACTGCTAATCAAGCCCTTCCTACAGTAAATATAGAGACAATGAGGAAAGGCCCAGTCTTGTCACATGCTCAGGGGATTGAGTTGTGTAAAGAAATCACTGAGGAAGAAATCTGTGAGGCATTACAATCCATAAATGATGACAAATCTCCAGGGGTAGATGGATACAATGCTTTCTTTTTCAAGAAGTCCTGGAATATAGTTAAGACAGAAATAATTGCTGCCATCAGTTGA
- the LOC132636359 gene encoding chloroplastic lipocalin: MVCYNLVVQQSPPILLQSQCPSKPRGMPLKVTSACCTEGPISSKVGVKQVISGLAASILCLSQSNLAFAADLPHYNSVFQLANATDSAPTLPLEKGNDGGGGKLMMMQGMTAKNFDPIRYSGRWFEVASLKAGFAGAGQEDCHCTQGIYTVDMAAPAIQVDTFCVHGGPDGYITGIRGRVQCLNEEDTEKKETDLERQEMIREKCYLRFPTLPFIPKEPYDVIATDYDNFALVSGAKDRSFIQIYSRTPDPGPKFIEKYKDYLASFGYDPSKIKDTPQDCEVKSTSQLAAMMSMSGMQQALNNQFPNLELKSSVEFNPFTSVFETLKKLVELYFK, encoded by the exons ATGGTGTGCTACAATTTAGTGGTCCAACAATCACCTCCAATTCTTCTTCAATCACAATGCCCCTCAAAACCCAG GGGAATGCCTTTGAAAGTGACATCTGCCTGCTGCACTGAAGGTCCTATATCTAGTAAGGTTGGGGTTAAACAAGTCATTTCAGGTCTTGCAGCATCAATCCTATGTCTCTCTCAAAGTAACCTG GCTTTTGCAGCAGATCTTCCTCATTACAACAGTGTGTTCCAACTTGCAAATGCCACAGACAGCGCGCCAACACTTCCTTTGGAGAAGGGAAATGATGGTGGAGGTGGAAAGCTGATGATGATGCAAGGCATGACCGCCAAAAACTTTGATCCAATCCGGTATTCTGGAAGATGGTTTGAAGTAGCTTCTCTTAAAGCTGGATTTGCTGGTGCTGGTCAAGAAGATTGCCACTGCACCCAG GGGATTTACACTGTTGATATGGCCGCACCTGCTATCCAAGTAGACACATTTTGTGTTCATGGAGGACCTGATGGATACATCACAGGCATAAGGGGAAGGGTTCAATGCCTTAATGAGGAGGATACGGAGAAAAAGGAGACTGATCTAGAAAGGCAAGAAATGATTAGGGAGAAGTGTTACCTTAGATTTCCTACATTGCCGTTTATCCCAAAGGAGCCTTATGATGTGATTGCAACTGATTATGACAACTTTGCTCTGGTTTCTGGAGCTAAAGATAGAAGCTTCATTCAG ATATACTCAAGGACACCTGATCCAGGACCAAAATTTATAGAGAAGTACAAAGACTACCTAGCAAGTTTCGGATATGATCCGAGCAAAATCAAAGACACTCCACAAGACTGTGAGGTGAAGTCTACCAGTCAGCTAGCAGCAATGATGTCCATGTCCGGAATGCAACAAGCACTAAACAACCAATTTCCTAATTTAGAGTTAAAGTCCTCTGTTGAATTCAACCCATTCACAAGCGTTTTCGAAACCCTGAAGAAACTTGTTGAGCTTTATTTCAAGTAG